The following are encoded in a window of Arthrobacter sp. OAP107 genomic DNA:
- a CDS encoding SRPBCC family protein: MATVQESITVDVPVRQAYNQWTQFEDFPNFMSGVDAVRQLDDTTVHFETSIAGVKREYDAQITVQEPDQRVTWESLNEPRNSGTVWFEPVGDNETKVNVELTWEPESAVEKLGAATGLDSRQVAADLRKFKKFIEHRDTETGAWRESVSGGEVEGDAGTTAAGTGTGTGAGLGAGAGVGTAGVGTAGTGAGSGAAGVGMGATAAGGNGDPGASTGYSEGAGMDAVPGRSYESGDAYDAAATERPVDADPDMAVDAPYGDDETGEPRNETRHTDTRRDDIPDR; the protein is encoded by the coding sequence ATGGCAACTGTTCAGGAATCGATCACTGTCGATGTCCCCGTACGCCAGGCCTACAACCAATGGACCCAGTTTGAGGATTTCCCCAATTTCATGAGCGGCGTGGACGCCGTCCGCCAGCTCGATGACACCACTGTTCATTTCGAAACCAGCATCGCGGGTGTGAAGCGCGAGTATGACGCCCAGATCACCGTGCAGGAGCCGGACCAGCGCGTCACCTGGGAGAGCCTGAACGAGCCCCGGAACTCGGGCACCGTCTGGTTCGAACCCGTGGGCGACAACGAAACCAAGGTGAACGTCGAGCTGACCTGGGAGCCCGAATCCGCGGTGGAGAAGCTGGGCGCAGCCACCGGCCTTGATTCCCGGCAGGTCGCCGCGGACCTGAGAAAGTTCAAGAAGTTCATCGAGCACCGGGACACGGAAACCGGCGCCTGGCGGGAAAGCGTCAGCGGCGGCGAAGTGGAAGGTGATGCGGGAACGACGGCGGCCGGTACAGGAACCGGCACCGGCGCCGGTCTGGGGGCTGGCGCTGGCGTCGGAACAGCGGGCGTTGGAACGGCCGGTACAGGCGCTGGATCCGGAGCTGCCGGCGTCGGGATGGGAGCAACAGCAGCGGGCGGCAACGGTGACCCGGGCGCAAGCACCGGCTACTCCGAGGGCGCGGGGATGGACGCGGTCCCGGGCCGCAGCTATGAATCCGGCGACGCCTACGACGCCGCCGCGACGGAGCGGCCGGTGGACGCGGATCCGGACATGGCGGTCGACGCCCCCTACGGGGACGACGAAACAGGTGAGCCGCGGAACGAGACCCGGCACACGGACACCCGCCGCGACGACATCCCCGACCGCTAG
- a CDS encoding NADP-dependent isocitrate dehydrogenase: MAKIIYTHTDEAPMLATYSFLPIIEAFASTAGVQVETRDISLAGRIIAVFGDYLTEEQQIGDALAELGELAKKPEANIIKLPNISASVPQLKAAIAELQSQGYNLPDYPDNPTSDEETAVRSRYDKIKGSAVNPVLREGNSDRRAPLSVKNYARKNPHSMGAWTPESKTNVAHMDANDFRSNEKSVVVPADGTIEIQLVREDGTVKVLKKAFPVLAGEVIDGTVMRAAALDEFLAAQVARAKEEGVLFSAHLKATMMKVSDPIIFGHVVKAYFSELFDTYGKQLAAAGLSPNNGLASILNGLDELPEDVREGVQAAIKKGLEEGPAIAMVDSDKGITNLHVPSDIIVDASMPAMIRTSGHMWGPDGKEADTLAVLPDSSYAGIYQVVIDDCRANGAFDPTTMGTVPNVGLMAQAAEEYGSHDKTFEAQAPGKIQVVDGSGNVLIEHEVAPGDIWRACQTKDLPIRDWVKLAVNRARASQTPAVFWLDETRAHDAKLIEKVRAYLQEHDTEGLQIEILSPEKATAFTLERLRKGEDTISVTGNVLRDYLTDLFPILELGTSAKMLSIVPLINGGGLFETGAGGSAPKHVQQLLKENHLRWDSLGEFLALAVSFEHLANTTDNARAQVLADTLDRATGTFLLENKSPSRKAGEIDNRGSHYYLAQYWAQELAKQTEDAELAASFAPVADALTSNEEAIVSELLGVQGQPVDVGGYYRPDAEKAAAVMRPSATLNKIVASLS, encoded by the coding sequence ATGGCCAAAATTATCTATACCCACACCGACGAAGCGCCGATGCTGGCTACTTATTCGTTCCTGCCGATCATCGAGGCGTTCGCGTCCACGGCAGGTGTGCAGGTGGAGACCCGCGACATTTCGCTGGCCGGCCGCATCATCGCCGTCTTCGGCGACTACCTCACTGAAGAGCAGCAGATCGGTGACGCCCTGGCCGAACTGGGTGAACTGGCGAAGAAGCCGGAAGCCAACATCATCAAGCTGCCCAACATCAGCGCATCCGTGCCGCAGCTGAAGGCCGCCATCGCCGAGCTTCAGTCCCAGGGCTACAACCTGCCGGACTACCCGGACAACCCCACGTCCGACGAAGAGACCGCCGTCCGCTCCCGCTACGACAAAATCAAGGGATCCGCCGTGAACCCGGTCCTGCGTGAAGGCAACTCGGACCGCCGTGCGCCCCTGTCGGTCAAGAACTACGCGCGCAAGAACCCGCACTCCATGGGTGCATGGACCCCCGAGTCCAAGACCAACGTGGCACACATGGATGCCAACGACTTCCGCTCCAACGAGAAGTCCGTGGTGGTTCCGGCCGACGGCACCATCGAAATCCAGCTGGTCCGCGAGGACGGCACGGTCAAGGTCCTGAAGAAGGCCTTCCCGGTCCTCGCCGGTGAAGTCATCGACGGCACCGTGATGCGCGCAGCCGCCCTGGACGAATTCCTGGCAGCTCAGGTAGCCCGCGCCAAGGAAGAGGGCGTGCTCTTCTCCGCACACCTGAAGGCCACCATGATGAAGGTCTCCGATCCCATCATCTTCGGCCACGTGGTGAAGGCTTACTTCTCCGAGCTGTTCGACACCTACGGCAAGCAGCTCGCCGCCGCCGGCCTCAGCCCCAACAACGGCCTCGCCTCCATCCTCAACGGGCTGGACGAGCTGCCCGAGGACGTCCGCGAAGGCGTCCAGGCCGCCATCAAGAAGGGCCTCGAAGAGGGTCCCGCGATCGCCATGGTCGACTCCGACAAGGGCATCACCAACCTGCACGTCCCCAGCGACATCATCGTTGACGCCTCCATGCCCGCCATGATCCGCACCTCGGGCCACATGTGGGGCCCGGACGGCAAGGAAGCCGACACCCTGGCAGTTCTGCCGGACAGCTCCTACGCCGGCATCTACCAGGTTGTCATCGACGACTGCCGCGCGAACGGCGCCTTCGACCCCACCACCATGGGAACCGTCCCGAACGTCGGCCTCATGGCCCAGGCCGCCGAGGAATACGGCAGCCACGACAAGACCTTCGAGGCCCAGGCCCCCGGCAAGATCCAAGTGGTCGACGGCTCGGGGAACGTCCTGATCGAACACGAAGTTGCCCCTGGTGACATCTGGCGCGCCTGCCAGACCAAGGACCTGCCCATCCGCGACTGGGTGAAGCTGGCCGTGAACCGCGCCCGCGCCTCCCAGACCCCCGCTGTGTTCTGGCTCGACGAGACCCGCGCGCACGACGCCAAGCTCATCGAGAAGGTCCGCGCATACCTGCAGGAGCACGACACCGAGGGCCTGCAGATCGAGATCCTGTCCCCGGAGAAGGCCACCGCCTTCACCCTGGAGCGCCTCCGCAAGGGCGAGGACACCATCTCCGTCACCGGCAACGTGCTCCGCGACTACCTGACGGACCTCTTCCCGATCCTGGAACTGGGCACCAGCGCCAAGATGCTGTCCATCGTTCCGCTGATCAACGGCGGCGGCCTCTTCGAGACCGGTGCCGGCGGCTCCGCCCCGAAGCACGTCCAGCAGCTGCTGAAGGAAAACCACCTGCGCTGGGACAGCCTCGGTGAATTCCTGGCACTGGCCGTCAGCTTCGAGCACCTGGCCAACACCACGGACAACGCCCGCGCCCAGGTCCTGGCCGACACCCTGGACCGCGCCACCGGCACGTTCCTTTTGGAGAACAAGTCCCCGAGCCGCAAGGCCGGCGAGATCGACAACCGGGGCAGCCACTACTACCTGGCGCAGTACTGGGCACAGGAACTGGCCAAGCAGACGGAGGACGCCGAACTGGCAGCCTCCTTCGCCCCGGTTGCCGACGCGCTGACCTCCAACGAGGAAGCCATCGTCTCCGAACTGCTGGGCGTACAGGGCCAGCCGGTCGACGTCGGCGGCTACTACCGACCCGACGCCGAGAAGGCTGCCGCCGTCATGCGGCCGTCCGCAACGCTCAACAAGATCGTCGCCAGCCTGAGCTAA
- the purH gene encoding bifunctional phosphoribosylaminoimidazolecarboxamide formyltransferase/IMP cyclohydrolase, whose product MSLTQLDRVPIRRALISVYDKTGLEELARGLHAAGVKIVSTGSTAKKIAAAGIPVQEVEEVTGSPEMLDGRVKTLHPRVHGGILADRRVPAHMETLAKMEIEAFDLVVVNLYPFVQTVKSGAAQDDVVEQIDIGGPAMVRSAAKNHAAVAIVVDPTFYGDVVRAAAEGGFDLKTRRRLAAKAFAHTASYDTAVATWTASQFLDEDGDGVIDWPAYAGLALERSEVLRYGENPHQQAALYVDKAAPAGIAQADQIHGKAMSYNNFVDADAALRAAYDFAEPAVAIIKHANPCGVAVASVDAADPIADAHAKAHACDPVSAFGGVIAANRTVTAGMAQTVAGIFTEVVIAPGFEPEAVEILSKKKNIRLLTLPEGYGRYPTEIRQVSGGVLVQVTDKVNADGDNPANWTLAAGEAADDATLADLAFAWTACRAAKSNAILLASNGAAVGIGMGQVNRLDSCKLAVERANTLGVEVESDVDGAGGATNVGTTETGAAGAPARARGAVAASDAFFPFADGLQILIDAGVRAVVQPGGSVRDEEVVAAANAAGITMYFTGARHFFH is encoded by the coding sequence GTGAGCTTGACGCAGCTTGACCGTGTTCCCATCCGCCGGGCCCTGATCTCGGTATACGACAAGACCGGTCTGGAGGAGCTCGCCAGGGGCCTGCACGCAGCAGGCGTCAAGATTGTTTCCACCGGCTCGACCGCCAAGAAGATCGCCGCGGCCGGCATCCCGGTCCAGGAAGTCGAGGAAGTCACCGGCTCCCCCGAGATGCTCGACGGCCGGGTCAAGACCCTGCACCCGCGCGTTCACGGCGGCATCCTCGCGGACCGCCGCGTCCCCGCCCACATGGAGACCCTCGCCAAGATGGAGATCGAGGCCTTCGACCTCGTCGTGGTGAACCTCTACCCGTTCGTGCAGACGGTCAAGTCGGGTGCCGCACAGGACGACGTCGTGGAGCAGATCGACATCGGAGGCCCCGCCATGGTGCGCTCCGCCGCGAAGAACCACGCCGCCGTCGCCATTGTGGTTGATCCTACGTTCTACGGCGACGTGGTCCGTGCCGCCGCCGAGGGTGGCTTCGACCTCAAGACCCGCCGCCGGCTCGCCGCCAAGGCGTTCGCGCACACCGCCAGCTATGACACGGCCGTGGCTACATGGACTGCCAGCCAGTTCCTCGACGAGGACGGCGACGGCGTCATCGACTGGCCTGCGTACGCCGGCCTGGCACTGGAACGCTCCGAGGTGCTGCGCTACGGTGAGAACCCGCACCAGCAAGCAGCACTGTACGTGGACAAGGCAGCACCTGCAGGCATCGCCCAGGCAGACCAGATCCATGGCAAGGCCATGAGCTACAACAACTTCGTGGACGCCGACGCAGCACTCCGGGCCGCCTACGACTTCGCCGAGCCCGCAGTCGCCATCATCAAGCACGCCAACCCCTGCGGTGTGGCCGTGGCTTCCGTGGACGCTGCGGACCCGATCGCCGACGCCCACGCCAAGGCCCACGCCTGCGACCCCGTCTCCGCGTTCGGCGGCGTCATCGCGGCAAACCGCACGGTCACCGCCGGCATGGCCCAGACCGTGGCGGGCATCTTCACCGAGGTGGTCATCGCCCCCGGCTTCGAACCCGAGGCCGTGGAGATCCTGTCCAAGAAGAAGAACATCCGCCTGCTGACACTGCCCGAAGGCTACGGCCGCTACCCGACCGAAATCCGCCAGGTTTCCGGCGGCGTACTGGTGCAGGTCACCGACAAGGTCAACGCCGACGGCGACAACCCCGCCAACTGGACGCTTGCCGCCGGCGAAGCGGCCGACGACGCCACGCTCGCCGACCTCGCCTTTGCCTGGACAGCCTGCCGTGCAGCCAAGTCCAACGCCATCCTGCTCGCCTCCAACGGCGCCGCAGTCGGCATCGGCATGGGCCAGGTCAACCGCCTGGACTCCTGCAAGCTCGCCGTTGAGCGGGCCAACACACTGGGTGTCGAGGTTGAGTCCGACGTCGACGGCGCCGGCGGCGCCACTAATGTCGGGACGACAGAAACAGGCGCAGCAGGGGCCCCCGCCCGTGCCCGCGGCGCGGTTGCTGCCTCGGACGCGTTCTTCCCGTTCGCCGACGGCCTGCAGATCCTGATCGACGCCGGTGTCCGGGCTGTGGTGCAGCCCGGCGGATCGGTCCGGGACGAGGAAGTCGTCGCCGCGGCCAACGCTGCCGGCATCACCATGTACTTCACCGGCGCCCGCCACTTCTTCCACTAA
- a CDS encoding MFS transporter — MNIYTAVPSGEQVVQELPWRWKVQGRIFVIGGLGFMFDAWDVTLNGILIPLLSTHWSLTPGEAGWIGTANLIGMALGAFIWGTVADTIGRRKAFTATLLIFSVFTVLGAFSPDFLWFCVFRFMAGFGLGGCIPVDYALVGEFTPRRQRGRVLTAMDGWWPVGAALCGFVSAWLVAAFADWRLTMLVMVLPALLVFWVRRSVPESPLFLIRKGRRDEAARVIDGLVEATGAEPRAYSLPEPLAVARLSAGSAWQQLRGVWQFNWKITAAAWALFMSILLVYYLSLTWMPRILIGAGFAEYKAFLTTAGMAAVGLLGVIAAALLVERVGRKWLLAITGPLSALILVVVAFVVDVPTAAVFWLLVFGFVVQVAIPVLYAYVSELYPTELRGSGFGWASTFSRLGAGFGPLIFANYFWPQLGLATSFALAGGLVVLSVLWMAFFSPETRQRRLE, encoded by the coding sequence ATGAATATTTATACCGCTGTGCCCAGTGGCGAGCAGGTAGTCCAGGAACTGCCGTGGCGCTGGAAAGTGCAGGGCAGGATCTTCGTGATCGGCGGCCTGGGATTCATGTTCGATGCGTGGGACGTCACCCTTAACGGCATTCTCATTCCGCTGCTGTCCACACACTGGAGCCTCACCCCGGGCGAGGCCGGATGGATCGGCACGGCCAACCTGATCGGCATGGCCCTGGGCGCCTTCATCTGGGGCACCGTTGCTGACACCATCGGTCGCAGGAAGGCCTTCACGGCCACGCTGCTGATCTTCTCGGTCTTCACGGTGCTTGGCGCCTTCTCCCCCGACTTCCTCTGGTTCTGCGTCTTCCGCTTCATGGCAGGGTTCGGCCTGGGCGGCTGCATTCCTGTGGACTACGCGCTGGTGGGTGAGTTCACGCCGCGCAGGCAGCGCGGCCGGGTCCTCACCGCCATGGATGGCTGGTGGCCCGTGGGCGCAGCGCTCTGCGGGTTCGTGTCCGCATGGCTGGTGGCAGCCTTTGCCGACTGGCGCCTGACCATGCTCGTCATGGTGCTGCCCGCCCTGCTCGTGTTCTGGGTGCGGCGCAGCGTTCCGGAGTCGCCGCTGTTCCTGATCCGCAAGGGCCGCCGCGACGAAGCCGCCCGGGTGATTGACGGTCTGGTCGAGGCCACCGGAGCCGAGCCCCGGGCCTACAGCCTGCCGGAGCCGCTGGCCGTAGCGCGGCTCTCGGCCGGCAGCGCGTGGCAGCAGCTGCGCGGTGTCTGGCAGTTCAACTGGAAGATCACCGCCGCCGCCTGGGCACTGTTCATGAGCATCCTGCTGGTCTACTACCTCTCCCTCACGTGGATGCCGCGGATCCTGATCGGCGCCGGGTTCGCCGAATACAAGGCGTTCCTGACGACGGCGGGGATGGCCGCCGTCGGGCTCCTGGGCGTGATCGCGGCAGCGCTGCTCGTGGAGCGCGTGGGCCGCAAGTGGCTGCTGGCCATCACGGGACCGCTCTCCGCGCTGATCCTCGTGGTGGTGGCGTTCGTGGTTGACGTGCCCACGGCCGCGGTGTTCTGGCTGCTGGTGTTCGGGTTCGTGGTGCAGGTGGCCATCCCGGTGCTCTACGCGTACGTTTCCGAGCTGTACCCGACGGAGCTGCGCGGCAGCGGCTTCGGCTGGGCGTCCACGTTCTCGCGGCTGGGGGCTGGCTTCGGCCCGCTCATCTTCGCCAACTACTTCTGGCCGCAGTTGGGGCTCGCCACCTCGTTTGCTCTCGCCGGCGGCCTGGTGGTCCTGTCCGTGCTGTGGATGGCATTTTTCTCCCCCGAGACCCGCCAGCGCCGCCTCGAGTAG
- the purN gene encoding phosphoribosylglycinamide formyltransferase: MRIVVLVSGTGSNLQAVIDAVQAGDLDVEIAAVGADRPGTYGVERSAAAGIDTFVVDFKAYPDRAEWNAALTDAVAAYQPDVVVSSGFMRIVSPEFIDAFDGKYLNTHPALLPSFPGAHGVRDAMAYGVKVTGCTVHWADAGVDTGPIIAQEAVPIEDADTEETLHERIKVVERRLLVSTLASLAAEYAAAKTPN; the protein is encoded by the coding sequence ATGCGCATAGTAGTCCTCGTCTCCGGAACCGGTTCCAATCTTCAGGCCGTCATCGACGCCGTTCAAGCCGGGGACCTGGATGTTGAGATCGCAGCGGTGGGCGCGGACCGTCCGGGAACTTACGGCGTGGAACGTTCGGCTGCAGCCGGGATCGACACGTTCGTGGTGGACTTCAAGGCCTACCCGGACCGTGCGGAGTGGAACGCCGCCCTGACGGATGCTGTGGCCGCGTACCAGCCGGATGTGGTGGTGTCCTCTGGCTTCATGCGGATCGTGAGCCCCGAGTTCATCGACGCTTTCGACGGAAAATACCTCAACACCCACCCCGCCCTGCTGCCCTCCTTCCCCGGCGCCCACGGAGTCCGCGACGCCATGGCCTACGGGGTCAAGGTCACCGGCTGCACCGTGCACTGGGCCGACGCGGGCGTGGACACGGGCCCCATCATCGCGCAGGAAGCCGTGCCCATCGAGGACGCCGACACCGAGGAAACCCTGCACGAGCGGATCAAGGTGGTGGAGCGCCGGCTCCTGGTCTCCACGCTCGCGTCGCTGGCTGCTGAGTACGCCGCCGCGAAAACTCCCAACTAG